The genome window TTCTAAAAATCCTTGCGGATCTTCCGCAAACGGGACATGACCCGTTTTTAAAAAGACCAATTTCGAACCGGCGATTTTTTGATGCAGTCTTTCGCCGAGTTCGGGAAGGATGACGGGGTCGTTTTTTCCCCAGACGATCAAAGTAGGCGCCGTGATTTGCGAAACCTTTTCTCTTAGATCGTGTCTTTCATCGCCGAAACTTTTCCAAATTGCGGCTCGGATGTTCGGAGAGCCTTCGATTTCCTTTTTCTCACCGATTCGATTCAAAATGGATTTCGTATATTCGTTTTCGACTTTGATATAGTAGTTCGGAAACGAATTCCAAGTCGCGTTCGTAAACCAAAGTGTGCTCATCAGTTTTACGAAAATTCTCGTCTTAAAATCGGGATCGTTGAGTCCGCCCGTGTCTACGAGAATCAAACCTTTTACTAAATTCGGTTTGTCTAATGCGATTTTCATCGAAGCGAAGCCGCCGAGCGAATTGCCGATAAAAACGGCTCCTTCGGGTGCGAGTTTTTCGACGATTTCAGGGAGAATCTCCGCATATCCAACGGCGGATGCGGAATCGAACGGTTTCGGAGAGCCGGATTGGCCGTGACCGGGCCAGTCGAGACCGATGATTCTATAAGATTTTTCTAATGTAGGAATCACGGCGTCGAAGTCGCGGTGTTCGTGTCCCGGTCCGGCGGAATGAAGCAATACGATCGATTCTCCTTTCCCTTGGATCCAGTAAGCCACGCTGCCCATCCGGGTTCTGATATATCCTGTCGGTTTTTCGTCGGAAAAGGTTCCTGGTTCTTTGGTTGCGGTTTGCATTTCCTGTCCTCCCGAACACGCGATGATAAGTCCGATCATAAAGATCGCTGCGATACGAATTCGATTTTTCATACGCTCGAGTTTGGATCGAAAGGTGGAAAAAGTCAAGACTGCCGGCGTTCGAAGCGTCCGGAATCCGATTATCCTAGGATAATCTATTTTTTTCGGGTAATGGCCCAGCGAACCAATTTCAATAAGGGTTTGGTCCAAACGGGAGGACTCGGGTTGCTGAGGGAAGTTTTCGGAAACAGGAGAAAGAATTCAAGAGGAACTATGATCTTCTTTTCTAAAAGTTCATTACGATTTCTATACGCCCGCAGTTTATCTTCGTTTAACATCGTGTAGATGGAATTGATACCGTTTTCATCGATCAAAAAAGTCCTAAGATAAACCGGTTTGCCGTTTTTATAAACGAGAAGACTTTCGGCGCCGTTGCTTTCCGTGTAATAAAGGTCCGTGTCCGTAAACACCGGATTTTTGGAAGTACGGATGAGAAAGGCCGCCACTCGTTCCTTTCCGAAGAGAGGAATTCTCGCCGCGTGAACCTTACCGCCTCCGTCCGACCAAAGAACGATCTCTTCCTTTAAAAACGGAAGAAGGAGTTCCGGCTGTCCTTTGGAAGAAGCCAAAAGAAAATTATGAAGCAGCTTTCGTTTCGTTTCCTTATCGGGCGAGAATTTCCTTCGATCGGATTTCAAAGCTTCCTTCGCGCGTTTGAGGGTTTGTCTGCAATTTTCCTGCGTTTTTCCAACCGCTTCCGCGATAACTTTATAATCCAGTTCGAACGATTCGCGCAGGATAAAAACCGCTCGTTCAATCGGATTCAATTTTTCTAATAGATGAAGAAAGGCCAGATCCAGTGTTTCCGGATCCGGCTCTTCGATTTCGGGCGAAGTCGGGATCGGTTCCGGCAGCCAAGGCCCGATATAGGTTTCTCGTTTGTTTTTCACTTTGCGGAGAGTGTCGAGGGATAGACGCGTGGCAATCGTGGACAAAAAAGCTCTCGGTGAACGGATTTCGTCGGAACCGGATTTTTCCCAACGCAGAAACGATTCTTGAACGATATCTTCCGCGTCGTTGACGCTTCCGGTCATTCGATACGCGATCCCGAAAACGAGAGACTTGTGTTCTAAAAATTGCCCGAGTCTATCCACGATCATTTCTCCGATTCTGTCGCAAGAACCGCGGTTCCGAATTCCGCTTCGGTTTCAGGAAAGGATTTCCAGAAATAAAAATCGAACCATTTTTCAAGTCGGAAGGAAAGGATCGTGTATTTACAGATCAATTCTTTGATCCAAACGGCGCTTCGTGACGTCCAGATTTTCAAAGTCGGAGAATCGTCCGGATTGGATTCTTGGATCACTCCGTCGTTTCTTCCAAGACTTACGTTTCTCCCCAAATACGCGAGCGAGAATGGCGCGATTCCTTTTTTGGATTTTGCGCCGAGTCGATGAGAAAGTCTTTCCGCCGCGTAGATTCCCATCGGAAGCGCGGTCGCACAAGCCATTCTCAAATGATCGTAACCGGAAGAAACCACTTGCACACAATCGCCCGCGCCGATGATTTCCGGATAATCCTCCACTTCGAGGAATTGATTAACGTAAACCTGACCGATCGGATTGGTTCTTAGGCCCGATTGTCCTCCCACTTTTGAAGCGGAAAGTCCGCTCGATAAAACGCAGAAATCGTGTTCGATTCTTTTCCCGTCCGCGGTTACGAGTGCAGCGTCTTCGTATTCCATAATTTTAGAATGTTCTAAAATTCTTACGTTCTTATTTTCGAAAAATTCTCTCAGTTTTTTCTGTGCGGGAACGGAAAAACCTTTTCCAAGCGGACTTGCGTCCACGAGTGTCAGTCGAAGGTTCGGAAAATTCTCCGCAAGTTCCGCGGCGGTTTCGATTCCGCTCAAACCGGCTCCGAGAACGGTGATCTTCGCGCTCGGATTCGATTTTAGAAGTTCGCGCATCTTCGCACATTCTTCCGTTTCCGAAATTCGAAAGTAAACGTTCGTGTTGATTTTTGTAGCGGATGAACCTTGCACTCCGAGGGAATAAACGAGGTGATCGTATTTCAAAGCGGAACCGCTTTCGAGAACCACACGTTTGGATTTCGGTTCGATCTTTGCGATTTTCCCGATTACGAGTTTTACGTTTTTATGAAGAAGCGATCGTACTGTGTACGTGTTTTTGAGAGTTCCCGCGAGTAGTTGATGGTTTCGTATTCTTTCCTGAAACGTTTCCTGAGCGGTCACCAATACGATCTCAATCGGAAGTTTTTTTCTGACGAGACGATTGGCTGCGATGATCCCCGCGTATCCTCCGCCTGCGATCAGAACGGTTTTGATTTGCGACATGTTTGCCTCCTGTTCTAAAAGGAAGACGCAGGTCCGGAAGGTCGCGTGACAAAGAATGAAATTTTTTCTTTCATAAATCGCGACGGTTTGCGAACGATAAAAGGTTTCTTTTTTTTTAACACGAAATATGTAATCAGAATTGTTCTAAATTCGAATTGACAGAAGAAGTTCCCGTTCGAAACTTTGACCCAGGATGGTCCATATGCTTAGGATTTTGTCCATTTTTCTTTTGATTTCGTTTCTATTCTTGCTCAGCGGCTGCAAAGAACCGGTTCAAAAAGCCGAACTGGAAGGTTTTGTGGTTAAGAACGTAATTCATCCCAACAACAATCCTTACAACAAGGATAAGGTCGAATTGGGAAAACTGCTCTATTTTGATAAGCGACTTTCACTCAAAGGAGATACGAACTGCGCGATCTGTCATTCCGTGGAACTTCAAAACACGGAGAAGAATTCCGTTCCCCGCAATAAGATTCATAATTCTTCGGCGCCTTCTTTGACGAACGTGGGTTTGTATAAGGACGTATTTAACGATCCGCAAGCGAACGATCTGGAAGATATCGTAAAGGAACGCGTTCACACGGCGGTTATGCTCAAGGATGAGAAGACGATCGTTGCAAGACTCAATCAGGTTCCCGAATACCGCGAACTTTTCGAAAAGTCGTTCGGTTCTCCGGGAATCACGATGGATCGGATCGTTAAGGCGATTTCAGCTTTTGAAAGAACCATCGTTTCCAAAAATTCCAAGTTCGATCGTTACGTCATGGGGGAGGAATCCGCTCTTTCTCCGGCTCAAAAACGCGGACTCGACGTGTTCATGAATAAGGCGAAGTGTTCCCAGTGTCACAAAGGTCCGAACTTTTCCGATTCGGAAAAACATACGACCGGGTTGAAAGGAATTACACAAACCGTGCGGACTCCGAGTCTGCGCGACGTGAGTAAAAAGAACGAATTCATGCACAACGGAGAATTTACGAAACTGGAAGATGTAGTGGACCATTTCGTAAACGGCGGATCGAAGGGTTCGATCGAGGATCCTCTTCTCAAACCTTCGGCGATCACCGAAGAAGAGAAAAAGGATCTGATCGAGTTTCTGAAATCCTTGGAAGGGGAATCTCATCCATTAGAAATGCCTAAAATTCCGAAGGCGTAGAATTTTCTGCTTCGATCGAGCATACGCTAATCAAAACCCAAAATGGGGGAATTCGTACTTCGCCGAAATGATAGAGTACGATTCGGAATCTCCAAAATCGAACCGTCGTAGTTTGGAGGCTCACACAAAGATTCCACTTATAGAAAGGATTCTTTCGGCACTTACCGGTTTACAGTCCTCCGATCTCAGATAAGAATCAAAACGATTTCGTTTTGTGATCGGTTTTGAATTTGGAAATTTATTTCAGCAGATGTTTTAAAAAAAAATGTCAGCTTCCGGAATCGATTTTTTCTAGAAGTGAAATCAAGATTCTTCTTTCTTCATAAGTCGTATGTTTGTAAATTCTCGCGAACATCTTTCGAGAGGAACGAATTACTGCGGCCCTTGCAGCTTTTCCTTTTTCGGTTAAGATGATTTCGGAAATCCGAGAATCTTCTATGTTTTTAAATCTTTCCACATAACCGTTCGCGACCAATCGTTTTACAATCTGTGTCACAGTTGATCGATCTCTGAAAATTTTCTTCGAGATGGAAGTCATAGATTCCGGCATCTTATTGCGCAGCGCGCAGAGGACGGCTCCTTGAGGCGGGCTTATATCCTTATATCCTTCTTTTTTGTAACTCAAAGAAAGACTGTAGAAGATTCTTTCCGAAATTCCGGAGAGCAGATGTACGATCTTTTCGGGTTGTACGCTCATACAACGGAACTCCTAAAAATACTTGGTACTAAAAGCAAATACTGCCATCGGAGATTCTTCATTCGGTCATTTACGTTGACCGCTTCCGTTCGAGATATAGACAAATCCTTATGAAACAAACTTCATCCACTTTTAACTTTGAAAGTATCGAGATCAACGAAAAATACTGCGGACCTCCGAAGAGCGGAAACGGGGGATACATTGCAGGAATTACCGCGAATCCGATTCAAAAAGACGCGGCGGTTATTAAAATAAAAGCGCCCGGTCCGTTGAACGAAACCTTGTATTACTCTCTCAATTCCAGCACAAATGGAATTAAATTATTGAGTAAGGAGACCGACTCGGTCATCGCGGAAGCTCAGGAGGATCCCGAATTTTTTATGGAAGTTCCCGAGTTGAATTCTTCCATCTTAGAAGACATCCGGAATCCCGAAGAGCAATACCTAGGCTTTCAGAGACATCCCTTTCCCACGTGTTTCGTATGCGGTCCGCAGCGAAATCACGAGGACGGGATGAGAATCTTTTCAGCGAAGATCCCGGATCAAAAAGGTTTTAGTCATCTTCACGGCGCATTCTGGAACCCTTGGAAAGACCTGGGCGATGCGGACGGAAAAATCCGAAACGAAATCGTATGGGCGGCGCTGGATTGTCCCGGAGGTTTTGCTGTTTCTTACGTGGATCCGACTATGATCGTTCTTGTAAAATTGCGAGGAAGAATTTTGGAGAGCTTATTCACGGATGTTCCGTATGCGATTCTGTCCTGGGAAATCGGAAGAAATCGCAGACAGAGAACACCCGGGACCGCGATCTATCGAATTGAAGATCGCAAGTGTGTCGCTTATTCCGAGGCGTTATGGATGGTTCCCGGAAACTGGAATCCGGAGAATCAAAAGGAAATATAAAATTAGAATATACTAAAATGGATGGGAGGACTCGTTATGTGTGTCCAAAAAACGCCGACTCTTAGTTTCGTAAACGCATACTTTTTTCAAACTCTTCAGGGATATATGCACTATAAATACCGGAAGATAAAAAAAATGCTTTTTGAAGATCTGCCGGATACGGTCGTCGAGCTAGGCCCGGGGGTGGGTTCGAACCTGAGATATTTCAACCCGGGCACGACTCTTTTAGCCGTGGAACCAAACGAGGGAATGCACTCTCTTTTGAAAAAGAATTCGGAGAAGTATTCGATCAATACGGAACTGTTGAATTTATCCGCGGAAAAGCTTCCGTTTCCCGATTCTTCCGTGGATGCCGTCGTTTGCAGTTTGGTTCTTTGCACGGTCGAAAAGCCGGATCAAGTATTGAAAGAGATCAAACGTGTTCTAAAGGCGGGAGGCAAATTGATCTTCTTGGAACACGTCGTCGCGAAACAAGGATCCTGGATCGAGTGGATTCAAAGAATCGTCTTTAAACCTTGGCTGTGGTTTTTTGAAGGTTGTCGACTAAACAGAGATACGTATCAAGCCCTCCAGAACGCGAATTTTTCGAGTTTGAAAATCGAAAGTCTTACTTTGCCGACGATCTTTTTGCCGATCCGACCTCATATTTACGGAACCGCGATCAAATAAGATTTTTAGTGTATATGGCTCCCGGGAAATCCGATAACCCGTGATTTCCCGGGAGCCACGATCTGTTTTAAAACTTAAAAATGCTGGAACTCACTCATTTGTGGATGATATAGATGATTTCGATATCGTGCAAAAGGTTTGATGAGACGTAATCTGTGGGAACTCACACGATAGATTCGATTTTCATAAAATAGTGATCTTTCGCTTGCGGAAATTTCGGAACAGACCCTCGGTTCTTAAACAAAAGTATTCAAGATCAGAAATGATTTTCGTTCGTTCGGAGATGAAAAGCGACGAGGATCGAAAACAAACGGCTCACTTCGTAGGAGCCGTCGTATCCAGATTCGCTTGTTGGGAATCCGCCATCTTCATCATACGATCGATGATGTCGTTTACGTTCACTCCGAACTTCTCAAAGATATGATTCTTTGCGAGTTCATAGCGGAGAATGTCGATGTTCATCTGAATCTTAGCTTGTGTAACTTGCAACTCGGATTGGATCACGTTGTCCAATGCGTTTTTCACGGCAACCGCCGTGAATCTTCCTTGGCGGAAACGTTCGGAAAGACCTCTGTAGAATTTGTTGGCCTCTTCCTTTCTTTTTTTCGCGCCTTCAAAGATATCTTTGCCGGATTGAATCGCAGCATAACGGTTTTCTAATTCTTCCTTGATGGAAAGTTTGAGTTCCGCTTCTTTTTTCTCCAAATTCTCCACATCCATTTTGGCGTTGCGGATATCGGCTTTGATCCCTTTGTCCCAAAGCGGATATGAAAATTGGAATGCGGCATACGCCTCGGGATATTTGAAGGAAGCGATCCCGCGATTCGTATCGGTTACGTTTTGTTGAGGAGCAACGATGTTCTGTCCTCTCGTGGAATACGCGCCGGAAAGTTTCAAAGAAGGCATGTCTTCCGCTTCTTTGATTTTCAGATTGAGTTCGGCGATCTCTCTTTGTTTGCGGAGATTTTTCAGATCGGTTCTATGTTCGAGCGCGTAGAGATAATCCTTTTCCACGTTAAAGTCGGCGGGAACGTTCTCTTGCAGATCGGTAACGCCTTCGATTTTAGAAGTGGGATCCGCGTTTAAAATACGGATTAAATTCCGTTCCGCTTCTTTTCTGGAAACCTTCGCCTTTTCCAGATTTCCTGCGGTTTGGGAAAGAATGGAACTCCAGAGATTGACTTCGAATCCTTCGGAAAGGCCGAGATTGCGCTTTCTCGCCGTTAAATCGCGGATGTTGCGCGTGTTGGATTGCAGTTCTTCCAAGGTTTTCACATTGGAATCGTAGATATTCAAACTCCAGTATTGAACCAGAGTTTGCACGACAAGCTGGGAAAGAACAAAAACCAATTCTTCCCGTTTGATCACAGTGTTTTGTCTTATAATGGCTTCTCTTTCTTTTTGCGTCTTTCCGAAGCTGTATTTCAGAATTTCCTGACTCAGCGTGAGGGTCAATGCGCTCGTGTACTGAGGAGGAATCGCTAAAAAGCTTAAATTGGAAGGAGTCGTCAACGGATCTTCAAAGGCGCTCGTATCGAAACGGGTTGTACTCGCTTCTAATTTCGCATAAGTTCCGGTTTTGAAATTCTTCTCAACACCGACGCTGATTTTATCCTGACTTTGTCTCGTTCCTAAAAAGACGTTGTTTCGGTTATTCGGAAGAGTCGTTTTGAAGACCGTGATCCCACCGATTAAATTCCAAGTGAATTGGGATTCGTTCTTGAGTTCCGCACCGTCCGCCTTAACGTATTCCATCTTGGCGTTTTGGATCGTAATGTTCTTTTCGAGAACATGATTGACCGCTTCTTTGAGGGTAAGGCGCAGTACCTTTTTCGAATCGCCGAGGTTCCCTTCGGAGGACTTTTTTTCTTCTTCCGCATAGGTTTCTTCGGGTAGAATATTCTCGCCGATTATAGGCTGCGTTGCTGCAAAAAGGATGGTTCCGAAAATGAGAAGGTTTCTGAATTTTCTGCGAGTCCTTTCCTTTTTGTGGTCCATGTAAGTGCCTACTTAATGGACATGGTTGAATGTAGGAAGTTTTTTACAAATCGAAAAACGGATTTTACGAGTCAAAAGAGAACAATTCAATGAAATTAAATTCCAATCAGCCCAATCGACTTTCCAAAGAAAAAAGTCCGTACCTCCAACAACATGCAAACAACCCGGTTGATTGGTTTCCTTGGGGTGAGGAAGCCTTAACTAAGGCAAGAGACCAAGACAAACTTATTTTCTTATCGATCGGTTATGCGACATGTCATTGGTGTCACGTGATGGAACGTGAATCCTTTGAAAATCAAACGATCGCAGATTATCTCAACGCGCATTACGTTTCGATCAAGGTGGATCGGGAAGAACGACCCGACATCGATCGGATCTACATGGACGCGTTGCACGCGATGGACCAGCAGGGCGGTTGGCCGCTCAATATCTTTTTGACCCCGGATGGGAAGCCGATAACCGGAGGAACGTATTTTCCGCCCGAGGCGCGTTACGGGAGAAAGAGCTTTTTAGAAGTTTTGAATGTCATTCAACAGGTTTGGAGTGAAAAGCGTCAGGAATTGATCAAGGCTTCGTCCGAACTCTCGGATTATTTGAAGGAATCCGGAGAAGGACGGGCGGCCGAAAAAACGGAAGGCGATCTTCCTCCGGAAAATTGTTTTGATGCTGGTTATTCTCTCTACGAAAGTTATTACGACGCTCAATACGGCGGGTTCAAAACCAATCATGTCAATAAATTTCCACCGAGTATGGGACTTTCGTTTCTGCTTCGGTATTATCATTCTTCCGGAAATCCAAGAGCTCTTGAAATGGTCGAAAACACGCTTTTAGCGATGAAACAGGGCGGAATCTACGATCAGGTAGGCGGCGGATTGTGCCGTTATTCCACGGATCATCACTGGCTGGTTCCGCATTTTGAAAAGATGCTCTACGATAATTCTTTGTTTTTGGAAACGCTCGTGGAAACTTCTCAGGTTTCTAAAAAAATTCCCGCGGGTTCGTTCGCGCTCGATGTGATTTCGTATCTGCATCGCGACATGAGAATGGCGGGAGGAGGAATCTGCAGTGCGGAGGACGCGGATTCGGAAGGGGAAGAAGGACTTTTTTATATCTGGGATCTCGCGGAGTTTCGAGAAGTCTGCGGAGAGGATTCTCCCTTGCTGGAAAAATATTGGAACGTAACGGAAAAGGGAAACTTCGAAGGGAAGAATATTCTGCACGAACGCTATCGCGCCGCGACCGCGGATCTCACCGAAGAAGAATTGAAACGGATCGATTCCGTTTTGGAAACCGGCCGAAAAAAACTTTTGGAACGAAGAAGCAAACGAGTCCGTCCGTTGCGTGACGATAAGATCCTGACTTCTTGGAACGGACTTTATATCAAAGCGCTGGTCAAGGCCGGGGCCGCGTTCGGAAACGAAGAGTTCTTGCGTCTTGCGGAGGAAACGTATTCGTTTCTGGAAAAGAATCTGATCGATCGAAACGGGCGCGTTCTGCGTCGTTATCGGGACGGAGAATCCGGTATATTAGGATATTCGAATGATTATGCGGAGATGATCGCGGCTTCGATCTCGTTGTTCGAAGCGGGACGCGGGGTTCGTTATCTGAAAAACGCGGTTCTTTGGATGGAAGACACGATCCGATTGTTCCGTTCTTCTTCCGGAGTTTTCTTTGATACCGGAAACGACGGAGAGGTTTTGCTCCGTAGAAGCGTGGACGGTTACGACGGTGTCGAACCGTCGGCGAACAGTTCTCTCGCGTATTCTTTGGTGAAGTTGTCCGCACTCGGAGTCGACGCGGATCGTTATCGCGGGATCGCGGAATCGATCTTTCATTACTTTGCGAAAGAATTATCTTCGTACGCTCTGAGTTATCCGTATCTTTTGTCCGCATATTGGACTTACAAACACCGTTCCAAAGAGATCGTTTTGATTCGCAAGAATGCGGACGCGGGAAAGGAACTTCTTGCCGCGATTCAAAATACGTTTTTACCGAACGCGGTCGTCGCGGCGGTGAACGAAGACGAATTGGAAGAAGCCAGAAAACTTTCCTCGTTGTTTGAAGCGCGAGACTCCGGCGGAGACGCGCTCGTTTATGTGTGCGAGAATTTTTCCTGCAAACTTCCGGTCGGGAATGTCGGCGAGTTGAAGGCGTTGATCGATTGAAGAACGGCGAGGTTTGTCGGAGTTCCGACAGGATCTTCCGTAAAACGACGACCCCTCCCCGATTGGGTGGTGGAGGTGGGTTGGCGGGGAAAATCGAAGAATTTTCCTATATCAGAAAATTCTCATATCTGCAAGAGGAATTTTTGCGAGCGTCCCTGTAGGAACTCCAACAAAATCATCTGACAAGGTTTGATCGAGTCGAACTTTGCCGGAACTTCGTTCGAACGCTCTCTTCGGGAGCTGGAAAAAGACGTGCGAGTCAATACCCTAATTTATGAAACATCTCGTTCGTGGCCTTCGCACCTTGGCAGTTGAGATGGATCTGATCCGAATACGATTCCGGTTTCATAAATTGTTTTTCGAACTGAATCACTTTTAGATGCGGATATTTCGCCTTGAGAGGTTCGAAAGCGTTCCAGAATTTCGTAAAGTAACCCGTCGGTTCGATGTATTCGGGAAACGGCATCACCAAATAAACGACTTGGATGTTTTGCTCCTGCGTGTAACGCAAAAAATCCTCAAAGGCCGCAAAGTCGAAACTCGGTTCCGTTTTATAAGGAGCCAGCACCTCTTCCTTGAGTTTTTCCTGACTCATCTGATATAAGATCGCGTGTTGCGGTTTCATCCGATCCGAAATGTTCAAACCCCCGTTTTGGAAGTTCAGCTTTTCGGAAATCCAACGATTGTCCCTGTAATTACTTTCCGGCGGAGAACACTGAGGCGTATAAAGTTCCTCGCAACCGCAGTCGAGTTTCATCTTCGCTTCGGCCGGTTTGTAATTCTCGTATGAGAAAACGTTCAAGAGCGCTTTTCTATAACGGTATGTGGAGAATGCGTTCGGAATCGAAGCGGAAAGAACATAAAGAAGTTCGGGGCCTTTGTATTGTTCGATCATTTCTCCCAAGGAGAATAAATGAAGAATCCTATGCGAAAAGAATTTCCAGTTGATTTCGGAAACCGT of Leptospira sanjuanensis contains these proteins:
- a CDS encoding TolC family protein, translated to MDHKKERTRRKFRNLLIFGTILFAATQPIIGENILPEETYAEEEKKSSEGNLGDSKKVLRLTLKEAVNHVLEKNITIQNAKMEYVKADGAELKNESQFTWNLIGGITVFKTTLPNNRNNVFLGTRQSQDKISVGVEKNFKTGTYAKLEASTTRFDTSAFEDPLTTPSNLSFLAIPPQYTSALTLTLSQEILKYSFGKTQKEREAIIRQNTVIKREELVFVLSQLVVQTLVQYWSLNIYDSNVKTLEELQSNTRNIRDLTARKRNLGLSEGFEVNLWSSILSQTAGNLEKAKVSRKEAERNLIRILNADPTSKIEGVTDLQENVPADFNVEKDYLYALEHRTDLKNLRKQREIAELNLKIKEAEDMPSLKLSGAYSTRGQNIVAPQQNVTDTNRGIASFKYPEAYAAFQFSYPLWDKGIKADIRNAKMDVENLEKKEAELKLSIKEELENRYAAIQSGKDIFEGAKKRKEEANKFYRGLSERFRQGRFTAVAVKNALDNVIQSELQVTQAKIQMNIDILRYELAKNHIFEKFGVNVNDIIDRMMKMADSQQANLDTTAPTK
- a CDS encoding class I SAM-dependent methyltransferase — its product is MCVQKTPTLSFVNAYFFQTLQGYMHYKYRKIKKMLFEDLPDTVVELGPGVGSNLRYFNPGTTLLAVEPNEGMHSLLKKNSEKYSINTELLNLSAEKLPFPDSSVDAVVCSLVLCTVEKPDQVLKEIKRVLKAGGKLIFLEHVVAKQGSWIEWIQRIVFKPWLWFFEGCRLNRDTYQALQNANFSSLKIESLTLPTIFLPIRPHIYGTAIK
- a CDS encoding NAD(P)/FAD-dependent oxidoreductase, which encodes MSQIKTVLIAGGGYAGIIAANRLVRKKLPIEIVLVTAQETFQERIRNHQLLAGTLKNTYTVRSLLHKNVKLVIGKIAKIEPKSKRVVLESGSALKYDHLVYSLGVQGSSATKINTNVYFRISETEECAKMRELLKSNPSAKITVLGAGLSGIETAAELAENFPNLRLTLVDASPLGKGFSVPAQKKLREFFENKNVRILEHSKIMEYEDAALVTADGKRIEHDFCVLSSGLSASKVGGQSGLRTNPIGQVYVNQFLEVEDYPEIIGAGDCVQVVSSGYDHLRMACATALPMGIYAAERLSHRLGAKSKKGIAPFSLAYLGRNVSLGRNDGVIQESNPDDSPTLKIWTSRSAVWIKELICKYTILSFRLEKWFDFYFWKSFPETEAEFGTAVLATESEK
- a CDS encoding sigma-70 family RNA polymerase sigma factor, with the translated sequence MDRLGQFLEHKSLVFGIAYRMTGSVNDAEDIVQESFLRWEKSGSDEIRSPRAFLSTIATRLSLDTLRKVKNKRETYIGPWLPEPIPTSPEIEEPDPETLDLAFLHLLEKLNPIERAVFILRESFELDYKVIAEAVGKTQENCRQTLKRAKEALKSDRRKFSPDKETKRKLLHNFLLASSKGQPELLLPFLKEEIVLWSDGGGKVHAARIPLFGKERVAAFLIRTSKNPVFTDTDLYYTESNGAESLLVYKNGKPVYLRTFLIDENGINSIYTMLNEDKLRAYRNRNELLEKKIIVPLEFFLLFPKTSLSNPSPPVWTKPLLKLVRWAITRKK
- a CDS encoding cytochrome-c peroxidase, whose product is MLRILSIFLLISFLFLLSGCKEPVQKAELEGFVVKNVIHPNNNPYNKDKVELGKLLYFDKRLSLKGDTNCAICHSVELQNTEKNSVPRNKIHNSSAPSLTNVGLYKDVFNDPQANDLEDIVKERVHTAVMLKDEKTIVARLNQVPEYRELFEKSFGSPGITMDRIVKAISAFERTIVSKNSKFDRYVMGEESALSPAQKRGLDVFMNKAKCSQCHKGPNFSDSEKHTTGLKGITQTVRTPSLRDVSKKNEFMHNGEFTKLEDVVDHFVNGGSKGSIEDPLLKPSAITEEEKKDLIEFLKSLEGESHPLEMPKIPKA
- a CDS encoding thioredoxin domain-containing protein; translation: MKLNSNQPNRLSKEKSPYLQQHANNPVDWFPWGEEALTKARDQDKLIFLSIGYATCHWCHVMERESFENQTIADYLNAHYVSIKVDREERPDIDRIYMDALHAMDQQGGWPLNIFLTPDGKPITGGTYFPPEARYGRKSFLEVLNVIQQVWSEKRQELIKASSELSDYLKESGEGRAAEKTEGDLPPENCFDAGYSLYESYYDAQYGGFKTNHVNKFPPSMGLSFLLRYYHSSGNPRALEMVENTLLAMKQGGIYDQVGGGLCRYSTDHHWLVPHFEKMLYDNSLFLETLVETSQVSKKIPAGSFALDVISYLHRDMRMAGGGICSAEDADSEGEEGLFYIWDLAEFREVCGEDSPLLEKYWNVTEKGNFEGKNILHERYRAATADLTEEELKRIDSVLETGRKKLLERRSKRVRPLRDDKILTSWNGLYIKALVKAGAAFGNEEFLRLAEETYSFLEKNLIDRNGRVLRRYRDGESGILGYSNDYAEMIAASISLFEAGRGVRYLKNAVLWMEDTIRLFRSSSGVFFDTGNDGEVLLRRSVDGYDGVEPSANSSLAYSLVKLSALGVDADRYRGIAESIFHYFAKELSSYALSYPYLLSAYWTYKHRSKEIVLIRKNADAGKELLAAIQNTFLPNAVVAAVNEDELEEARKLSSLFEARDSGGDALVYVCENFSCKLPVGNVGELKALID
- a CDS encoding alpha/beta fold hydrolase, with amino-acid sequence MQTATKEPGTFSDEKPTGYIRTRMGSVAYWIQGKGESIVLLHSAGPGHEHRDFDAVIPTLEKSYRIIGLDWPGHGQSGSPKPFDSASAVGYAEILPEIVEKLAPEGAVFIGNSLGGFASMKIALDKPNLVKGLILVDTGGLNDPDFKTRIFVKLMSTLWFTNATWNSFPNYYIKVENEYTKSILNRIGEKKEIEGSPNIRAAIWKSFGDERHDLREKVSQITAPTLIVWGKNDPVILPELGERLHQKIAGSKLVFLKTGHVPFAEDPQGFLEAALPFLRSIR
- a CDS encoding DUF1574 domain-containing protein, which produces MSFTSLFKNKVVLIVLGIVVAIELVARFTEIYFYEHTEVFLVNNVRKKMESGVLDYKGLIFGDSRSMSLIPSPESKVYNFSLPAMGARYYTHYLAKYLKSGNQKPEFILFASSPGLITRGYGEPIIDPTLIKYVKPNMSFSEYLENRFVSGLTYKNFVMESGPASMQKTVSEINWKFFSHRILHLFSLGEMIEQYKGPELLYVLSASIPNAFSTYRYRKALLNVFSYENYKPAEAKMKLDCGCEELYTPQCSPPESNYRDNRWISEKLNFQNGGLNISDRMKPQHAILYQMSQEKLKEEVLAPYKTEPSFDFAAFEDFLRYTQEQNIQVVYLVMPFPEYIEPTGYFTKFWNAFEPLKAKYPHLKVIQFEKQFMKPESYSDQIHLNCQGAKATNEMFHKLGY
- a CDS encoding MarR family winged helix-turn-helix transcriptional regulator, translating into MSVQPEKIVHLLSGISERIFYSLSLSYKKEGYKDISPPQGAVLCALRNKMPESMTSISKKIFRDRSTVTQIVKRLVANGYVERFKNIEDSRISEIILTEKGKAARAAVIRSSRKMFARIYKHTTYEERRILISLLEKIDSGS